From Salvia splendens isolate huo1 chromosome 3, SspV2, whole genome shotgun sequence, a single genomic window includes:
- the LOC121796440 gene encoding uncharacterized protein LOC121796440, whose product MALWMFVAWCCHANVSYIQKKHETSGPDSRAAFQGFYFDCLKSVMRCLYPRSYRYVMCFLMYTMFIQFLGKQKDGSARRSAVSGKKILLKLDKTKEDNLAENNRNELLKFLNASYD is encoded by the exons atGGCTCTCTGGATGTTTGTGGCTTGGTGTTGTCATGCCAATGTGAGCTATATACAGAAGAAGCATGAGACTAGTGGTCCCGACTCCCGTGCAGCTTTCCAaggattttattttgattgtcTGAAATCTGTTATGCGCTGCTTGTATCCTCGCAGTTATAGATATGTCATGTGTTTTCTGATGTATACCATGTTTATTCAGTTCTTGGGAAAGCAGAAAGATGGCAGTGCTCGTCGCAGTGCCGTCTCTGGGAAAAAG ataTTACTGAAGCTGGATAAAACAAAGGAAGACAACTTGGCTGAGAACAACAGGAATGAGCTATTGAAGTTCTTGAATGCTAGTTATGATTGA